The sequence CAACCCACCGACTGCCCCCTCTTCGGAAAAACCTGCACCCCCGACTCCCCCGTAGGCGCCTGCATGGTCAGCAACGAAGGCGCCTGCAATGCCGCCTTCCTCTACGCCTAGTTCCCCTTTATAGAATGCCCACCCGTTTGTAATAGGCCGTTTCGAGGAGTCTGTTTAGCTTCTTCCTTATCAACGGCCTTGGTGGGCAAGGCCGGGAAGGGGAACCATGACTCCAAGGCTGATTTCTTTAACCCTGCCCGAATGGGCGGAGCGATCGTTTGCCAGTTTTCAATGTGTGGTGATTGCGGGGTATGAACAATGCGTGATTGAGGTTGGCTCGCATTATGCTCTACCTAAATGTGAATACTCTGTTGCAGGGCTGGTATCCGATTGTCCTTGTTGTGGAGGTTTCACTTAGGGACGGTTGGATGGATAAGTATAAGCAGCAGGGCAATCCGTACTTTGCCTTTGTATCGTATTCCTCGAAAGATAAAGCCTGGGGGCGCTGGTTGCATCGCCGTTTGGAAAACTATCCCATTCCAGCCCTGTTCCGAGGGCAGGAGCTTGAAGAGGGATTGGTTCTCGAAAAAAAGATGCGGCCGGTTTTCCGTGATCGTGAAGAACTCTCGGGGAGTTCTGATCTAGGGGAAGCCATTCACCAGGCACTCGTTGCATCACGGTTTCTAATCATTCTCTGCTCAAAAAACTCCGCAAAATCCAAGTGGGTTAATCAAGAGATCGAGGATTTCCAGGCGCAAGGAAAGGGGGATCGCATTCTGGCCCTCATTCTTAATGGGGAACCCAATGCTGAACACCCTGATGAAGAATGCTTTCCCCCGGCGCTTCGTTATCCGGCGGAGCCCCTTGCTGGCGATTTGCGTAAAGATGGTGATGGGAAATCCAGGGGATTCCTTAAGATTTTGGCGGGCGTTGCCCAGGTGGGATTCGATGATCTTTATCGGCGGCATGAACGGGCCATGGCCAAAAAACGCATGGCATGGGCGCTCTTTGCCTTTGTGTTGGTTGCAACATTCGCCAGCCTTTATATCTATGCCGTAGATCAGAAAAACATTGCGGTTAGGCAACGGATTCTGGCCGATAAACGGCGGGATCAAGCAGAGGAACTGGTCGATTTCATGACGTATTCCCTCCACGAAAAACTGAAGCCCATAGGACGGCTTGATTTAATGGAAGAGGTGCAGGCCGCCGTCGAGGGATACCATGCCGAACGAGCCAAGGAACCTGGTTATGGGGAGGCTGTTTCGGAGACCCAGCAGATATTGCTTTCCGGGAGCAGCATGAATCAGGGGGATCTCAGCAGGATGACCGGGGGGGCTGTGGAAGGCAGAGGGGACTATTTGGAGGCTTTGCGGTATGACCGGCTTCTCGTGCAAGAGGATCCATACAATGCTAATCACCAATATAATTTGTCTGTAACCCTTGAGCGGTTGGGGGATGCGCTAAAGGAATCCGGCGATTTGATCGGTGCAGAGAAACACTTCAAGGATTGCTTGGAGATCCGGACTGGTTTGTTGGAGGTCAATGCCGCGAACACACGTTGGCTTCATTCGCAAACCGTCAGCCAGGAGCAATTGAGTTTGTGCATGAAAGAGAAGGGAAGCCTGAAGCATGCCATCCAGTATACTCGTGATTGCCTGGCGGGACGAAATCAACTGGTGTTGTTGGAGCCAGACCATTTGGATTGGTGGCAGTCGCTTTGTTTCAGCCATAATAATTTGGCGGACTTGATGATGTTGACGGGCAGCATGGATGAGGCCGAACAAAACTATCGTGCCGCGATGAAGATTGCCGAACGTTTTTCAAAGGAATTCCCTGCTGATATGCTATGGCAAAAGAATCTTTCCATCTGCCATGAACGGTTGGGCGACCTAATGTTGGGGCAGGGTGATTTGATTGGTGCCCGAAAGCAGTTTGGAATTTCTTTGCAGATTGACGAGATGCTAGTGGAGACGGAACCTCTGAATTCAAACTGGCAGAGAGGTTTGTTCCTGATGCATACCAAACTGGGAGGGATATCGAAGAGTGAGGGTAAGTTGGAGGAAGCCGGCAAAGATTTCGGGTGCGCGTTGGATATCGCTCTGCTTCTGATGGAACGGGGGGGCGATAATGTTGTTTGGCAACGGGATCTTGCCGTCGCCTTTTCCATGCTGGGCGACCTTGCGATGGAAAATAAGGAGTATGGGGAGGCAAAGGAGCTATACCTCGGATCGTATGAAATCCGAGAGGGATTGGCGGCCAAAGATCCTTCAAATTCTATCTGGAAGCGGGGATTGGTAATCACCTTGACGCGAATGGGGATCGTACAAAAGGAAGCTGGAGATTTGAGCGGGGCAACAAGGTATTACATGGAGGCTTTTGAGATGGCTACCGAGCTGGTGGAAAGTGAGCCGAAAAATGTGGTATGGATGTGCGATCTTGCGGTCTTGCACGGTAAGTTGGGCGATGTTGCCAAGAAGAAGGGGGATCTTCCCGATGCCGAGCGACACTACCTTTCTGGGGAAAAAATATATCGGGAATTGGCAGGTATAAACCCCGGAAATGCCGTGGGGCAAAGGGGTTTGTTTGTGGCCTATATGAACCTTGCCACGGTGAAACCTTGGGGATCGGCTGAATCCTTATCATGGTGGAGAAAGACCTACGGACAGCTTGCGGGAATGAAAGAGCAGGGGATTTTGTTGCCGACTGACGAGAAGTTTCTGGATTATGCAAAGGAGAAGGTCGGACTGTAGTCCTGCATGCCATGAAACCATCTTCCGACCATATCGTGACTGATGCGGTTTGTTCGAGGTGGAGGCCGTGCTTTATCCGGGCGGCGGAATGAGGAAAAGAATGGGGGCGTGACTTAAAGGGCGCCGGGGGGTAGTTTCGGGTTTCCAGACAGAGGATTGGCCATGGGCGAACCAGTATATGATAAACGATACACGTGGGACGACTACCAGGCGTTGCCCGACGACAAGCGTGTTGAAATCATTGGCGGCGAGATGTTCGACATGTCCGCCGCACCATCCACGCGACACCAGCACATTGTTGGAGAGTTGTTCTTTCAGTTCTGTGTTTTTTTTCGGGGAAAATCCTGCAAGCCCTTCACGGGGCCGACCGATGTTAAACTCTCGGACGAAGATGTGGTTCAGCCGGATTTGCTGGTGGTGTGCGACAAGGATCAGGTTACGGATTCGCATGTGGAAGGTGCACCGTCGTTGGTGGTTGAGGTGTTGTCGCCCACGACCTATTGGCATGACCGCAAAATCAAGATGGAACTGTATGCGCGTGCTGGTGTGAAGGAGGTTTGGCTGGTTTCGGCCGTGCCTTCCGGGATTGAGGTCTTTGTTTTGGACGGGGATTCCTATCGGCTCCAGGGAAGCTTCACGACAGGGGATGTCCTTGTGTCGCCCGGTTTCGACGGATTGGAAATCGATCTTGAGGCGGTTTTTGATTTCCCGTTTGGATTCGAAGAAACCGTTCGCGTAGTGAAGGAGCCCTTTGCGGAATACCAGGTG is a genomic window of Pontiella desulfatans containing:
- a CDS encoding Uma2 family endonuclease gives rise to the protein MGEPVYDKRYTWDDYQALPDDKRVEIIGGEMFDMSAAPSTRHQHIVGELFFQFCVFFRGKSCKPFTGPTDVKLSDEDVVQPDLLVVCDKDQVTDSHVEGAPSLVVEVLSPTTYWHDRKIKMELYARAGVKEVWLVSAVPSGIEVFVLDGDSYRLQGSFTTGDVLVSPGFDGLEIDLEAVFDFPFGFEETVRVVKEPFAEYQVKDDA
- a CDS encoding TIR domain-containing protein, with product MDKYKQQGNPYFAFVSYSSKDKAWGRWLHRRLENYPIPALFRGQELEEGLVLEKKMRPVFRDREELSGSSDLGEAIHQALVASRFLIILCSKNSAKSKWVNQEIEDFQAQGKGDRILALILNGEPNAEHPDEECFPPALRYPAEPLAGDLRKDGDGKSRGFLKILAGVAQVGFDDLYRRHERAMAKKRMAWALFAFVLVATFASLYIYAVDQKNIAVRQRILADKRRDQAEELVDFMTYSLHEKLKPIGRLDLMEEVQAAVEGYHAERAKEPGYGEAVSETQQILLSGSSMNQGDLSRMTGGAVEGRGDYLEALRYDRLLVQEDPYNANHQYNLSVTLERLGDALKESGDLIGAEKHFKDCLEIRTGLLEVNAANTRWLHSQTVSQEQLSLCMKEKGSLKHAIQYTRDCLAGRNQLVLLEPDHLDWWQSLCFSHNNLADLMMLTGSMDEAEQNYRAAMKIAERFSKEFPADMLWQKNLSICHERLGDLMLGQGDLIGARKQFGISLQIDEMLVETEPLNSNWQRGLFLMHTKLGGISKSEGKLEEAGKDFGCALDIALLLMERGGDNVVWQRDLAVAFSMLGDLAMENKEYGEAKELYLGSYEIREGLAAKDPSNSIWKRGLVITLTRMGIVQKEAGDLSGATRYYMEAFEMATELVESEPKNVVWMCDLAVLHGKLGDVAKKKGDLPDAERHYLSGEKIYRELAGINPGNAVGQRGLFVAYMNLATVKPWGSAESLSWWRKTYGQLAGMKEQGILLPTDEKFLDYAKEKVGL